From the genome of Glaciihabitans sp. INWT7, one region includes:
- a CDS encoding NAD(P)/FAD-dependent oxidoreductase, translating to MTTAGGPRELIIIGSGPAALTAAIYAARANLNPLVLASSVSAGGDLMTTTEVDNFPGFPDGVQGPELMAAMQEQAEKFGAEVVYDDVVDLRLHGETKQVTIGDGTVHDCLAVIFATGSAYRKLNLPDEERLSGHGISWCATCDGFFFREKTIAVVGGGDSALEEALFLTKFAAKVYVLVRSRLRASKAMQDRANRNPKIEFIFDSAVVALHGDDHLSGVTLVTPYASRHLPLDGLFVAVGSDPRTHLVHGKLALTVHGTVEVDGRSSRTSQAGVFAAGDVIDPTYRQAVTAAASGTVAALDVEHYLASLTSTSRKPQ from the coding sequence TTGACCACTGCCGGCGGGCCCCGTGAGCTGATCATCATCGGCTCCGGGCCGGCCGCCCTCACCGCCGCCATCTACGCGGCGCGCGCGAACCTGAACCCTCTCGTGCTCGCGAGCTCCGTCTCCGCCGGCGGCGACCTGATGACAACCACCGAAGTCGACAATTTCCCCGGCTTCCCGGACGGCGTCCAGGGCCCGGAGCTGATGGCCGCGATGCAGGAGCAGGCTGAGAAGTTTGGCGCCGAGGTCGTCTACGACGATGTCGTCGACTTGCGACTGCACGGCGAAACGAAACAGGTCACCATCGGCGACGGGACCGTTCACGACTGCCTCGCGGTGATCTTCGCGACCGGGAGTGCCTATCGGAAGCTGAACCTGCCGGACGAGGAACGCCTGTCCGGGCACGGTATCTCCTGGTGCGCCACCTGCGACGGGTTCTTCTTCCGCGAGAAGACGATCGCCGTCGTCGGCGGAGGGGACTCCGCCCTTGAGGAGGCACTCTTCCTGACGAAGTTCGCCGCGAAGGTCTACGTTCTCGTCCGCTCGCGCCTGCGGGCGTCGAAGGCCATGCAGGACCGCGCAAACCGGAACCCGAAGATCGAGTTCATCTTCGATTCCGCGGTCGTCGCCCTCCACGGCGACGACCACCTGAGCGGTGTCACCCTCGTCACCCCGTACGCCAGCCGGCACCTTCCCCTCGACGGTCTCTTCGTCGCGGTGGGGTCGGACCCTCGCACCCACCTTGTGCACGGGAAGCTTGCGCTCACCGTCCACGGCACCGTCGAAGTTGACGGCCGGTCCTCCCGCACCAGCCAGGCGGGTGTGTTCGCGGCCGGCGATGTTATCGACCCGACCTACCGCCAGGCGGTCACCGCCGCCGCGTCGGGGACGGTCGCCGCCCTCGACGTCGAGCATTACCTAGCCTCACTCACCAGCACCAGCCGAAAGCCGCAATGA
- a CDS encoding SOS response-associated peptidase, whose product MCGRFSLDKSTDELISEYVATGGDFRNWRPGWNIAPTQTIPVLLETAKGEAETLRRLEPARWSLTPTWSKTLTTKFPTFNARSEGITQKATWKGPVKTHRAIIPASGYYEWQTDPATKKKTPFYIHPADGELMNLAGLYSWWKDTTKAEDEPGLWTLTATILTSDAVEPLSGIHDRNPVPLPREWVDDWLNPEIEGDQKFVDDAVHAAVLIAEALDIRQVRPLRGNGPELVEPVDSGA is encoded by the coding sequence ATGTGCGGCAGGTTCTCCCTCGACAAATCCACCGACGAGCTCATCAGCGAGTACGTCGCCACCGGCGGCGACTTCCGCAACTGGCGGCCCGGCTGGAACATCGCGCCGACGCAAACGATCCCCGTGCTGCTCGAAACGGCCAAAGGGGAAGCGGAGACGCTCCGCCGGCTGGAACCGGCCCGCTGGTCGCTCACCCCAACCTGGTCGAAAACCCTTACAACGAAGTTCCCCACCTTCAACGCCCGCTCCGAAGGCATCACTCAGAAAGCCACCTGGAAAGGGCCGGTCAAAACGCACCGTGCGATCATTCCAGCGTCCGGGTACTACGAATGGCAGACCGACCCGGCCACCAAGAAGAAGACCCCGTTCTACATCCACCCCGCCGACGGCGAACTGATGAACCTCGCCGGCCTGTACTCCTGGTGGAAGGACACGACGAAGGCCGAAGACGAACCGGGGCTCTGGACGCTGACCGCGACGATCCTCACCTCCGACGCCGTCGAACCGCTGTCCGGAATCCACGACAGGAACCCCGTCCCGCTCCCCCGCGAATGGGTCGATGACTGGCTGAACCCCGAGATCGAAGGGGACCAGAAATTCGTCGACGACGCGGTCCACGCTGCGGTGCTCATCGCGGAAGCGCTCGACATACGTCAGGTCAGGCCGTTGCGAGGGAACGGACCGGAGCTCGTAGAGCCGGTCGATTCCGGAGCCTAG
- a CDS encoding BspA family leucine-rich repeat surface protein: MSRSLPTVRRHRRPRLADFRQALRSASGAIDLASIMVGVLVIGIIGGVIAVAVFAVIPWSQNEAAKSVLSSVKTAQSVAYVKGSDAVPHKGFMTATELTAAKLLPHSDALAVATDSAFNCFVAVSRSATGADYYSTDSQAEALPWDASISDATLGCTTDIRTQVGLLPISGGNQGGGALPATGNDGGTVADLTADGAPHTTAARMVSTWDTSIVNRNTTDFQGLSETCDTIVLPLRGDMNATINWGDGTSSTATEYASHAYTDTPGPKTITISGTFQSWGDWDYNWSAICITGVPVWGETQTQYLDNGFTRAQNIGVVREVPSTITSMNNAFGSNPEFNTPVKFFTGNVTDMSGMFYGDTIFNQPVSLNTSKATKMGSMFESAKAFNSPLTFTSTKNVVDMSSMFFNDSAFNQPVNFDTSSVTTLRSMFANAPAFNQPVNFDTKNVKIMDYMFYNAVVFNQPLDFSIAQSPTRTGMFQGAYAFNQDISGWH, from the coding sequence GTGAGTCGCTCCCTCCCCACTGTTCGCCGGCACCGTCGCCCGCGACTTGCCGATTTCCGGCAGGCTCTTCGATCCGCTTCCGGCGCGATCGACTTGGCCAGCATCATGGTCGGTGTTCTCGTCATCGGCATCATCGGCGGAGTCATCGCCGTCGCCGTCTTCGCGGTCATCCCGTGGTCGCAGAACGAAGCAGCAAAATCGGTTCTCAGCTCCGTCAAGACGGCCCAGTCCGTCGCGTATGTGAAGGGTTCTGATGCGGTCCCGCACAAGGGGTTCATGACGGCAACGGAACTGACCGCGGCGAAGCTCCTTCCCCATTCCGACGCTCTCGCGGTGGCAACAGACAGCGCCTTCAACTGCTTCGTCGCAGTGTCCCGGTCAGCCACCGGAGCGGACTACTATTCGACCGACTCGCAGGCGGAGGCGCTCCCCTGGGATGCCAGCATCTCGGACGCCACGCTTGGGTGCACGACCGACATTCGCACGCAGGTCGGTCTCCTGCCGATCAGCGGCGGGAACCAGGGCGGCGGAGCACTTCCAGCTACCGGAAATGACGGCGGAACTGTAGCGGACCTCACCGCGGACGGAGCCCCTCACACCACCGCTGCGCGCATGGTCAGCACGTGGGATACGTCAATCGTCAACCGCAACACAACTGACTTCCAAGGGCTTTCCGAGACTTGTGACACCATCGTTCTCCCGCTCCGTGGAGACATGAACGCCACCATCAACTGGGGTGATGGCACCTCTTCCACAGCGACAGAGTACGCAAGCCACGCATACACTGACACGCCGGGTCCGAAGACGATAACCATCAGCGGAACTTTCCAGTCCTGGGGTGACTGGGACTACAACTGGTCAGCCATCTGCATCACCGGCGTGCCTGTTTGGGGGGAGACTCAGACCCAGTACCTGGACAACGGGTTCACTCGAGCGCAGAACATTGGGGTGGTCCGTGAAGTTCCATCCACAATCACGTCGATGAACAACGCGTTCGGTTCGAACCCCGAGTTCAACACGCCGGTGAAGTTCTTCACCGGGAATGTCACAGACATGTCGGGCATGTTCTACGGGGACACCATATTCAACCAGCCCGTTTCTCTGAACACCAGCAAGGCAACGAAGATGGGAAGCATGTTCGAGTCCGCCAAGGCATTCAATTCGCCGCTGACGTTCACGAGCACGAAGAACGTAGTCGACATGTCCAGCATGTTCTTCAACGACTCGGCCTTCAACCAGCCGGTGAACTTCGACACGAGCAGCGTCACCACCCTGCGGTCCATGTTCGCGAACGCACCGGCCTTCAACCAGCCGGTGAACTTCGACACAAAGAACGTGAAGATCATGGACTACATGTTCTACAACGCGGTCGTATTCAACCAGCCGCTGGATTTCAGCATCGCACAGAGTCCGACCCGGACGGGCATGTTCCAAGGGGCTTACGCCTTCAACCAGGACATCAGCGGCTGGCACTAG
- a CDS encoding DUF4190 domain-containing protein produces the protein MEIGTSLEQFRACLRSDQARGRLGLTLSAEDAIWVAEDPTRSADYYARWVSAREAEKSAPAAVVDASSEAEHEVVFQPVYVPTPVALPGRQSVPVSGAQVRSTTTPPQTSIGHRSTPTDASEVAGIPTRGFGSGVLPFVLSLIAICFTTTPFIVLPLGLIGVVLALRLLLKSPLGYRGRGLAIAGLVIGVVAIGIDLAIMAIVLAAEFG, from the coding sequence ATGGAGATCGGCACGTCGCTCGAGCAGTTCCGCGCGTGCCTGCGCAGCGATCAGGCTCGAGGCCGGCTCGGGCTGACACTGTCGGCGGAGGACGCGATATGGGTGGCCGAGGATCCGACCCGATCTGCCGACTACTACGCACGATGGGTGTCCGCGAGGGAGGCCGAAAAGTCAGCTCCGGCCGCGGTTGTCGACGCCAGTTCCGAAGCGGAACATGAGGTGGTGTTTCAGCCGGTCTACGTCCCGACTCCGGTCGCTCTCCCGGGGCGACAATCGGTTCCGGTCTCTGGGGCGCAAGTGCGATCGACAACCACCCCGCCGCAGACCTCAATTGGCCATCGGAGCACACCGACGGACGCCTCCGAAGTGGCAGGGATTCCGACCCGTGGATTCGGAAGCGGAGTGCTCCCCTTCGTCCTGTCTTTGATCGCGATTTGCTTCACTACGACCCCGTTCATAGTTCTGCCGCTCGGCCTGATCGGCGTGGTCTTAGCCCTGAGACTGCTCTTGAAATCACCACTCGGGTATCGCGGAAGAGGGCTCGCGATCGCCGGATTGGTGATCGGCGTTGTCGCCATCGGCATCGATCTCGCGATCATGGCGATCGTTCTCGCTGCAGAATTTGGGTGA
- a CDS encoding PD-(D/E)XK nuclease family protein codes for MNTATATPLIQGLAWSGEYLIATDPDVVDKRIRRKALSASTGKSMKGCLAKYAAEKLLPREKDPFSVSELGTSTHAIIEDMYNMPADDRTLDAFHALKDSHADIKWSADEFAKVSDTINLTDWEKTKLEWKGEIVRLGARVFEIEDPRQQTTYKTEMSFEGVTIAGGVPAMGFIDRVDVIVVREKDRFKIVDLKTGKMKSAFDLRRYGDDHGDQIRIYSDAVREVTGESAAVGEIHYTQFGTAREIPLSELMMDHTRKDFRAAWDIHNIVTDSGKFPTKTGPLCGWCPLVNACPAAKAAGKSVSDKVKDVPPSAVQLGIPTVRTDAVHFGSKLPVTNPVVEPIAASAAIAAIKSAPSTEFIPLSDTAPADPFAGADTAQTASNSTAHVPDDKADNNGTGTNIMSIAESLFSEGKPWEATINGKLNGASYAAIAVTSIPQMAGELLIEAGRPLNNATIDRLTDLLAEIIITVQKDVRGGEFNWDDGINTRIRGALRTTIETLPLPWDATDEAGWVAWQSTATKRTTIFIKKGLRLFNLGTTIETSSFSSLLPTAVASIASPKPGVQKVA; via the coding sequence GTGAATACTGCAACTGCCACCCCACTCATCCAAGGCCTCGCCTGGTCAGGCGAATATCTCATCGCCACAGACCCAGATGTCGTCGACAAGCGCATCCGACGAAAGGCTCTCTCCGCTTCCACCGGCAAGTCCATGAAGGGCTGCCTGGCGAAGTACGCAGCCGAGAAGCTGCTTCCTCGTGAGAAGGACCCGTTCTCCGTCTCGGAGCTCGGAACGTCCACTCACGCGATCATCGAGGACATGTACAACATGCCCGCTGACGACCGCACCCTCGACGCTTTTCACGCGTTGAAGGACAGCCACGCGGACATCAAATGGTCCGCTGACGAGTTCGCCAAGGTGTCCGACACCATCAACCTCACCGACTGGGAGAAGACGAAGCTCGAATGGAAGGGCGAGATCGTTCGCCTCGGCGCGAGGGTCTTTGAGATCGAGGACCCGCGGCAGCAGACCACCTACAAGACGGAGATGTCCTTCGAGGGTGTCACCATCGCCGGCGGAGTTCCGGCGATGGGCTTCATCGACCGTGTCGACGTCATCGTCGTCCGCGAGAAGGACCGCTTCAAGATCGTCGACCTGAAGACCGGGAAGATGAAGTCGGCTTTCGACCTGCGACGCTACGGCGACGACCACGGCGACCAGATCCGTATTTATTCGGACGCGGTTCGCGAGGTCACCGGGGAGTCCGCCGCGGTCGGCGAGATTCACTACACCCAGTTCGGAACCGCGCGGGAGATCCCGCTGTCGGAGCTGATGATGGATCACACCCGCAAGGACTTCCGCGCGGCCTGGGACATCCACAACATCGTCACCGACTCCGGGAAGTTCCCGACGAAGACCGGTCCGCTCTGCGGCTGGTGCCCGCTCGTGAACGCCTGCCCGGCAGCGAAGGCCGCCGGCAAGTCCGTCAGCGACAAGGTGAAGGACGTGCCGCCGTCCGCGGTTCAGCTGGGCATCCCCACTGTCCGCACCGACGCCGTCCACTTCGGTTCGAAGCTTCCGGTGACCAACCCGGTTGTCGAACCGATCGCCGCATCGGCTGCGATCGCCGCGATCAAGTCCGCGCCTTCGACCGAGTTCATCCCGCTTTCCGACACCGCCCCGGCTGACCCGTTCGCCGGTGCAGACACCGCGCAGACGGCCTCGAACAGCACCGCGCATGTACCTGATGACAAAGCCGACAACAACGGAACAGGAACCAACATCATGTCCATCGCCGAATCTCTCTTCTCCGAAGGCAAGCCCTGGGAAGCGACCATCAACGGAAAGCTGAACGGCGCAAGCTACGCAGCGATCGCTGTGACCTCCATCCCGCAGATGGCCGGAGAGCTTCTCATCGAAGCCGGTCGCCCGCTGAACAACGCGACCATCGACCGTCTCACTGACCTGCTCGCGGAAATCATCATCACCGTCCAGAAGGACGTTCGCGGCGGGGAGTTCAACTGGGACGACGGGATCAACACCCGCATCCGCGGTGCTCTTCGTACGACCATCGAGACCCTCCCGCTTCCGTGGGATGCGACCGATGAGGCGGGATGGGTTGCATGGCAGTCCACTGCAACCAAGCGGACGACCATCTTCATCAAGAAGGGGCTCCGTCTGTTCAACCTCGGAACGACCATCGAAACGTCTTCCTTCTCGTCTCTCCTCCCCACGGCTGTCGCTTCGATCGCCAGCCCGAAGCCGGGCGTGCAGAAGGTCGCGTAA
- a CDS encoding RNA ligase (ATP) → MTLTLPARTETIRRLATIERIESIRDIPDADAIVCARVRGWDVVVKSGDFVAGDLCLYVEIDSLIPTADPRFDFLAPRGVRTDPEGNTGHVLKTAKLRGQYSQGLALGLAEFPEFTDAFIGSDVTRDLGIVKWDPPIPAELAGNVRGVFPAWIPKTDEERIQNNGAIIGTPGNWVATEKIDGISMTAWTLREDFGVAQRNYDLQESDNLLWATARQLGLHEILRTLGESAAVQGELFGPSLPSNRLGQKSVQFRAFTVFVDGAELPRSEWPAELLAIAVPIYDLVLPATVEAAVDQVDGLRSLVNPERAAEGVVWRNMTDTTIEVDGYRQRASAKVISRKYLAKHQDS, encoded by the coding sequence ATGACTCTCACGCTTCCGGCACGAACCGAAACCATCCGCCGCCTCGCGACCATTGAACGGATCGAATCGATCCGTGACATCCCCGACGCTGACGCGATCGTCTGCGCGCGGGTCCGCGGGTGGGACGTGGTCGTAAAAAGTGGCGATTTCGTCGCCGGCGACCTGTGCTTGTACGTGGAGATCGACTCTCTCATCCCGACCGCCGACCCAAGGTTTGATTTCCTCGCACCGCGCGGTGTCCGCACCGACCCGGAAGGCAACACCGGTCATGTTCTGAAGACCGCGAAGCTTCGCGGGCAGTACTCGCAGGGTCTCGCCCTCGGACTCGCCGAGTTCCCGGAGTTCACCGATGCTTTCATCGGCTCCGACGTCACCCGCGACCTCGGCATCGTGAAGTGGGACCCGCCGATCCCGGCAGAGCTTGCCGGCAACGTCCGCGGCGTGTTCCCGGCATGGATCCCGAAGACTGACGAGGAGCGCATCCAGAACAACGGAGCGATCATCGGCACGCCCGGCAACTGGGTGGCAACGGAAAAGATCGACGGAATTTCGATGACGGCCTGGACACTCAGGGAGGACTTCGGTGTCGCGCAGCGGAACTACGATCTGCAGGAGAGCGACAACCTACTGTGGGCGACCGCTCGGCAGCTCGGCCTCCACGAAATTCTCCGCACTCTCGGCGAATCGGCAGCCGTGCAGGGTGAGCTGTTTGGCCCGTCGCTTCCTTCGAACCGGCTCGGCCAGAAGTCCGTCCAGTTCCGCGCGTTCACCGTATTCGTCGACGGCGCAGAGCTCCCGCGCAGCGAATGGCCGGCTGAGCTGCTCGCCATCGCGGTCCCGATCTACGACCTGGTTCTCCCCGCGACCGTCGAAGCAGCTGTCGATCAGGTCGACGGGCTCCGGTCGCTGGTCAACCCGGAACGCGCTGCCGAAGGTGTGGTGTGGCGGAACATGACCGACACGACCATCGAAGTCGACGGGTACCGCCAGCGGGCGTCGGCGAAGGTCATCTCCCGCAAGTACCTCGCGAAGCACCAGGACAGCTGA